The genome window GAGCTTTGTGAAGGCATGGATGCCAAGCTTATCAGAGCCGACAATGAAGAGGTCAATTCCTTCCTCGGATCTGAAGTTTCAAGACGAGGTAGGTTTTTGAAGAATTAATAATgagtgtatgaaaaaaaaaccccacaaaAATTGGTTGTTTAATATTAGTTTTATTTAGTGAGagttatcatttaaatatttcatatggcattagcttttaaaatatatagCTTATTCGTCTGAAATAAATCTCATATTCAATTACCACGAGTCGTGCGACTTTTTCTCTGTAACGATAGAGCATTCTGTGTGTTGGTTcaaaaaacaaaacttaatGTCCTATGAAATACACATTAAAGCTTGTTGAATCTGACTCCTGTCTAATCCGGATCACTATGTAATATGGTGCTTTCCAACATAATTGATAGAAATGAAAACATTCTATTCTAAAACTTTGGTATAACAGTAAAAAAAAGCTGATCCTAATGACACATGGTTTAGTTATATTGTTCATGTAAGTCAGGATAGTGTAAATACGATTTGCCCAGTCAATTTCAGCGCAAATGCGAAAAACTATAATTTATTAGTGCAGCCATAGATTATAACATTTCGGTGTTTTAATATCGGCAATACACTTTTACAAATATTGGCGTTGTCGATGAATCAGCGCTTCAAAGACAATTATTACACTTTTAATCCAGGCTGACTGTTATTCAAAACTTGAAATGTGGACCACTGCCTATTGTGCGATAGcatcttgttttgttttcatttttgtctTGTTTAAAAACTATAAACTTATATGATAACGATTGTGAAACAACTTTTACAATTCATTTTCGAATGCCCGACTGTAAGCGCACTGTGGGTCTTAGATTGCAAAGAAACCGGAGAAAACCCTTCGAAccaatattttcttaaatattaaatatttgcgAAAAGCGCTTTATGTAGAAAACTAGTGTTTTTAAACATCcatattgataaacatttacATTGGAGTGAGTCGTTTCCTGcaaatcaatgtacatgtatgctgcTTAAAAATTTAGCGTTATGTTTATTTACCTTACATTGATAAACAATGTCGAGATGTAgatttatgttatacataccTACTATTTTTACAGGTTTAGGGTACGTGTGGTTTGGAGCCAATGACAAAGATGTGGAGGGTGGTTGGGTTTGGGGACCTGGGGATCCCGTGTCATTCACAGGCTGGCGTGATGGCGAACCCGATAACTGGTTCGACGAAGACTGTACCACCATTAGTATTTCCGGCTGGGGTGATGTCAAGTGTTCGACGGATGTTCGAAATTCGGCATGTGAAACGTTCTATAACATCTCAACGTTATCGACGAAGACCACCTTGGAGCCGTGAATGATGAGTAACACGATGTTAAAGTCTATAGAATCTTTACAATACTACAATACTACAATACATTTTTCATAGTATACATTAATGGACACCAACACGCAAACACTTGTATACACACTCGTCCACAACACTCAGACATCAAGGTGTAACCTATGTTTAGTAGGACCTACATAATCTACATAcataatgttattatttatcttattttttccGCCAATTTCATTGGATGTCGCTACCCAACGTGACCCCCCAATAAATGTTCGactgataaaaatgattttatatagcACATTTTCGTCAAACACTGCAAATGATAGACAGACAGATTTGCATCTACGTCGGTAGTCTACATGAGAAATGGAATATTTCTTATAACGGAGCTACAAATACAAAGATATAATGATAAGAGCGGTGTTTGTATCTTAACCCTCTGATCATTTGTATAATCATTTTAGAATTTACTCAATCAATGTCTGGTAATATATCCTGAAATGCAATTGCAGATGTATACACTAGtaagatttatttttgttattattgcttgtaaagaaaaaataagtaaaataataaaacatttgttgTAATTCGGtcgatgcatgtttttttttgaccaaagaaaaaatatcaacaaaggACATTttgacctcatcaaaatgctataactGTGTAGTATTACCTTGCATAACATATGCATGCAtgcataacatcacacaacaaacaaacatacatacatgcatacatacacacattcaTTCATGCATACAAGCACACATGCATACAAACATACTATAGTAACATATACGTGTACATACATAATATCATCATGGCAGTGGCATAGCATAACACTCATATACTAATATAACATACATAGATAGcaccataacatacatacatgaaaacatatagatacatacatacatgaaaacatatagatacatacatacatgaaaacatatagatacatacatacatgaaaacatatagatacatacatacatgaaaacatatagatacatccatacatgaaaacatatagatacatacatacatgaaaTCATATAGATACATACATAATGAAATCATatagatacatacatacatgaaaacatatagatacatccatacatgaaaacatatagatacatacatacatgaaaacatatagatacatacatacatgaaaacatatagatacatacatacatgaaaacatatagatacatacatacatgaaaacatatagatacatacatacatgaaaaCATATAGATACATCCATACATCAACAGATATagcataacatacatacatgaaaacatatagatacatacatacatgaaaacatatagatacatacatacatgaaaacatatagatacatacatacatgaaaacatatagatacatacatacatgaaaacatatagatacatacatacatgaaaacatatagatacatacatacatgaaaacatatagatacatccatacatgaaaacatatagatacatacatacatgaaaacatatagatacatccatacatgaaaacatatagatacatacacacatgaaaacatatagatacatacatacatgaaaacatatagatacatacatacatgaaaacatatagatacatacatacatgaaaacatatagatacatccatacatacatatatagcatgccataacatacacacatacatccTCCTActctcacacatacacacactcatactgacagacagatatacagacacactatatatataacatgccataacatacacacatacatccTCCTACTCTCACATACACACACTCATACTGACAGACAGATATACAgacacactatatatataacatgccataacatacacacatacatccTCCTActctcacacatacacacactcatactgacagacagatatacagacacactatatatataacatgccataacatacacacatacatccTCCTActctcacacatacacacactcatactgacagacagatatacagacacactatatatataacatgccataacatacacacatacatccTCCTActctcacacatacacacactcatactgacagacagatatacagacacactatatatataacatgccataacatacacacatacatccTCCTActctcacacatacacacactcatactgacagacagatagacagacacactatatatataacatgccataacatacacacatacatccTCCTActctcacacatacacacactcatactgacagacagatatacagacacactatatatataacatgccataacatacacacatacatccTCCTActctcacacatacacacactcatACTGACAGACAGATATACAGACACACTAGTGAAGACAGATAAGAAGGAAGAGGAAAGAAGAGAGAGGGGGAAGTACTGTTTCTTAATTACACATTTTAGCATATTTtagtttacaaatattttttataaataaaagacTGAGCAAATGTACAATCAGCTAGTCAGCGATACAAACCACAACAGTCAGTGATATGAtgtaaaataccaaaacaaatTTAAGTGAGTCATTTTAAGGATACATTATGTGAAAGACTAGGGTAAAAGTATACACTTAAATACCCTATAAAGGTTTTCATTCCCTCCAGCCTCATTCAAATTGCCTTTCAACATGGTCACTTTGACTGTTATACATGCGTTTTTGAACTACAAAATCATAAAGATATTTACTCCTACTACATAGCATCCACGGATAACGccacaatatatattataaacgtAATTATTTTAGTggaagttttattttagcacGTTTCGTACTGTCTTTGAAGCGCTAATTCACGTACAGCGTTAAATTTTGTAAAGTGATATTTCCGGTACTGAACGGCAGAATTGCGCTAATTTGTATCCGCTcttataaatcataatttacagttaGACTAGATTATATGCCTTAGTGCCACTTCTCTCCACTATGCTGCGTTCACAAATACTAATATCGGCCAGAGCCACCATTATGGCCAAAATCCGTACCACGTGAACTCTAATTGGTCAAtccaatcaataaataaatagttCGGTTCATTTAGAGCCAGGATTCCCTTCTGTTTGTAATGACAACGAGTTGGAGTTCGATATTGTTAATGAACCATTAAACACTGAGAAAggtataacaaattatttacgAACATtactatttaaaataaatgacttaATATCTCCTCGTGTTTGAACGGAGAGAAGAAAACACGACAAGCAATCCAGTctaaatttacaatttttcgCATTTGCGCTAAAATTTGACTACGCTgatataagtacatttacagcaggtatatatacagtctTCAGAACGTTTTGGTATTACGTCATTAACCTGCTAGAAATCATTTCAAACGTAAGCTGAATGCTAGACCATATTCAGGTCTTTAGATGATGATGCTTTTcctttcaaatattttcttttcatgaaattaaataaataccGTTGTAAGTTCGTAAGAAGTCTTACAGGGCACTGTGACTGTAAGACGCAACGACTTATTTATATCTCAATATATGCACAGTGTAAGTGTGCGTTAAGATAAGTTTTCTCATTTTGACATGTATTCATCCCGCACTGTTTTTATAACATTACAATGATCTGTCTTTTTGGGTAATTTACTGCAGTTCAAATATTTTAGTCCATCGTGTCTTTGATATTCTAATGCAGTGAATAAAGGAACTATGTTCAATAGAAAATGATTAATAAATAAccattgatgtaaaaaaaatagataGAAAGTAGTGTATTTATAAATCGTGTATACACCAAACAAATTTTTATCTGGCCCTCTAAATGTGATGGTCCTAGAAAATTCTACCAACGAGTATCTTAAGAAAATAACTTACTGATAAAAAGGCAGAATGTTACAAATAATTTTCGAAAATGAGTGTTAAAATTACAAATCCTTTTTGATAGCTCCGAAACctaatatacaaataatttctttatttattggATCATGTACCAAGCctttgtttatctgtttaccatttgtacaatatttcgaattgttatatacatatttagtaTTTAGTGTCGATTGATGTGATTGAAGTAATtagatgtttttgtttattttttttttctactttttagCTTTTACGATAGGCTTGTTTATGCTACTATTGGATTGCTCTAAAATAAGTATGATTATCgaataatttaaaaaacaaagcTGGTAAAACATCTTAATAGAAACTGATGCCTGTAAATCATTGCCTATATTTCGTTTCCTTCTAACTTTCTTTCTTTTGAAAAGTAGCGTATCACTGGCTACGATATCCGCCATATTGAATCGTGACTAAGCATGCGGTCAGAATTTGAATTCTCTATTTTATCTGCGTAAGCTTCACGATCAATCTTGTGATTTGATTCAATGATATTAAGACAATAAcactattattaattttatttattaatgtgTTTAATACCAACATTTGGTCTGACAAGTTGTACTGATCCCACCGTGAAATGGTTGGCGCAGATGTTGCGGACAgtttttgtgtacattttaCGGCTTGGAAACTAAATAAGAGGCTTGTAATGATATTTTTCTATCGGATCATTTTTCAGTAGATAAACAGTTGTTTAACGCTATGAATAACGTAATCATTAATCCTTCGTTTTTTGCACTACTTGTATATTGCGGCGTCTCCAAAGTACGACTATTATTGTTGGTAAACAGTCATGAGGGCCTCCTGTTTGCCTCCGTTTTTCCATATAAGGAAAGGAGTATATAAGGATTTTGCACGTCTTATTCCTGGCGTTGGATATGTATTCTAACGTCAGTTTGGTTGTTATCATGACGCATTTATTATTGAAGTCATCTCTCTTATATCGATAAACATACAGACAATCTATTCTGCCATAGGGATTATTACAAGATATCTAGAGTTCAATCTTGTAATAGAGAAATATATGACTTGATCAATTCCTacaaataatttgtatttacaagTAGCTTAATAAAAGAGTGTAGTAAcctcttgtatttctattacaagatataaaGTGTTGATCTtgtaatagtaaaattaattatttgatcaatttctataaactattaaacaaatatactgATTTACTATTATCTTAATTCCTTTATTATGGGACAGCCtctcattatacattgtacagtaattAGAATGATAAAAAGCGTGATTACACATTGTGACTCTGTATCTAAGGACCAgaattatatgtatgaacttGTAATGAGGCGTTGATTATTCTTTCTAAAAATTAGCTACATCATACCTAAGTAATAAAAGACTTGAGTGAGGAACCCTCAAGTAGGGTTAAGGACGAAATTAGTTTCAAATAGAATAAGTGATTCGGAACGAGTATGCCGTCACATTCACGACACCCGCCGGTTTAATCTACAAGTAAGTCAAATCACATTTCGAGATATACATAGAATACATGGTCAGTACCTTACAATACAATGCCTATTTTGGTGAGATACTTAGGAAAGCCGAAGTGACGACTTTCCGTGTGGAGCAactaaatgaaaatttattataAGGTACTAATCGTGTACTCTGTTACTCCTGCAACAATTCCCTGTAGATGTCATTCAAAATGAAAGCAAATTGCTGGCTATATACTTAGTTTTGCTCGAAACGACACGTTTCTTTGAAGTGCAAGAAAAGATTCGTTAACTATCCGAATGAAAGTGTTTTCCGTTTTACTATCGAAGGAAATATATCATCGTCTTCACAAAAAAATCCAGTAATTCTGTTCAGTATGTAATATCACTAACAACAACTAAAAAAGTAATAATTACCCTACAAAGAGTTACTTTACAATACAACCCTTTGTCAAGAGCCAAAAAAAAAACGACACCGCCATTCACAtgtttcgatatcgtaaaaatgacgccATTCAAGTGATGTGATGTCACGTTTTAGCAAGAATAAAAATACGTTTAATTCAACAGAACGTTTAAGTTTAGGGCACATTTAGAAAACGCTGTGGAACGAAATCTCGTGAGATCGATTTATCTGATATTGAATTTCGTTTTGACGAATTATGCACAAGTTTATTCGGCAGCAGTTATTGGTTAGTATGTGTGGTAGATGCAGAATAGATAGAAAGAACCATCTAATACTTGTTTCGTACAATAGATAAGATTGCGATAATGACCATAACACTTGTTGTGTACAGGTCTGACAGTGACAATTGCAGACATGGACTTTTAGAttaaattttaagaaaaaaataatcataggAGAGTTACAACCTAGTCGTGACTGGTATTAGATCCGGAAATAATGATCAATCCGGAATACTGTAAAAGAGAGTAGGATTACAAACACACAACATCTCTCCCTTCTTAACTGTGAAACagtgaaataatgaaaatagagTATTTATGAGGTTTGATCCTCAGCATGGGCGTGAAAAGATAAGTAGTCATCCGCTCGATCACATgagttttctccgggcactccggtttccttcCACTCTAAGACTCCTCCAGCGCTTTCACCAAGGTCATCGAGAATGATTTGGTTAGTTTAATTAAATCTCcttgacatttttatttgaaGGTTATATTTGCTTGTctatttttacataaatataagCAAGAAGTTCCATTGTAGAACAGCAATAGTTGCATTGAGCTGTGCTTAATTATATGGTGTCGATGCATATGGACAGTCGTTAACAATTCAAGAAATAAAATGCAGTGTGTGATATTTTACATTGGTATTCCCTCTGCaaatttaatttgaacaaaTCCATCGGGTCGTCACCAATTTGTGTGAGTGCTTTTTATTACCTTATTCCTTTCCATGTTGTTAATACTTATTTATCTACCAAATGCCTCTAGCGTCTgtgaaagaaatatttattttacaataatacaaaatCAATCTAACTGAATTTGTATATGTTGGctgttataaaatgaaaacaaaaaatatgagattatacactgtagatatttttctgtatttcaatAAGTCATGTCTGTCCTTTCTAGATTTGCCTAGTATACGTTTTACTCGTTGAAGGGAATAATTGTAAGATGAACTTTtgcttttttctgtattttaggGTGTTGTACTCGGTATAGATAACGCATACGCATTAAAGTATTAAAGCAGGCAACACGAACTTGAAGCTT of Argopecten irradians isolate NY chromosome 7, Ai_NY, whole genome shotgun sequence contains these proteins:
- the LOC138326949 gene encoding CD209 antigen-like protein C, encoding MDAKLIRADNEEVNSFLGSEVSRRGLGYVWFGANDKDVEGGWVWGPGDPVSFTGWRDGEPDNWFDEDCTTISISGWGDVKCSTDVRNSACETFYNISTLSTKTTLEP